A single window of Raphanus sativus cultivar WK10039 unplaced genomic scaffold, ASM80110v3 Scaffold3005, whole genome shotgun sequence DNA harbors:
- the LOC130506221 gene encoding extensin-2-like — translation MRSSRMGSSAHLIYALGVIIMTNMVAAYEPSTYSLAPLPSYSPSPKVEYNTPPLPYVDNSPSPPPYYSPSPKVDYKSPPPPYVYTSPPPPPYYSPSPKVEYKSPPPPYVYNSPPPPPYYSPSPKVDYKSPPPPYAYSSPPPPYYSPSPKVEYKSPPPPYVYSSPPPPPYYSPSPKVEYKSPPPPYVYSSPPPPPYYSPSPKVEYKSPPPPYVYSSPPPPPYYSPSPKVEYKSPPPPYVYSSPPPPPYYSPSPKVEYKSPPPPYVYSSPPPPPYYSPSPKVEYKSPPPPYVYSSPPPPPYYSPSPIVDYKSPPPPYVYNSPPPPYYSPSPKVEYKSPPSPYVYSSPPPPPYYSPSPKVEYKSPPPPYVYSSPPPPYYSPSPKVVYKSPPPPYVYSSPPPPYYSPSPKVHYKSPPPPYVYSSPPPPYYSPSPKVHYKSPPPPYGYSSPPPPYYSPAPKVHYKSPPHPHVCVCPPPPPCYAPSPKIIYKSPPPPYVYNSPPPPYYSPSPKVYYKSPPPPYVYSSPPPPYYSPSPKVYYKSPPPPYVYNSPPPPYVYNSPPPPYYSPSPKVDYKSPPPPYVYTSPPPPPYYSPSPKVEYKSPPPPPSYY, via the coding sequence atgaGATCTTCTAGGATGGGGAGTTCAGCCCATCTAATTTACGCTCTAGGCGTTATCATCATGACAAATATGGTTGCTGCTTATGAACCAAGTACATATAGCTTGGCACCACTTCCGTCATATTCACCATCTCCAAAGGTAGAATACAACACTCCTCCACTGCCATATGTTGACAATTCTCCCTCACCACCACCGTACTATTCTCCATCACCAAAAGTAgactacaagtctcctccaccaccttaTGTATACActtctcctccaccaccaccatattatTCACCATCACCAAAGGTTGAGTACAagtctcctcctccaccatATGTTTACaattctccaccaccacctccttactACTCTCCATCACCAAAGGTAGACTataagtctcctccaccaccatatgcTTACAGttccccaccaccaccatactattCACCATCTCCGAAAGTTGagtacaagtctccaccaccaccatatgtctacagttccccacctccaccaccatattACTCACCATCTCCAAAGGTTGAATATAAGTCTCCTCCTCCACCGTATGTCTAcagctctccaccacctccacccTACTACTCACCATCTCCTAAAGTTGaatacaagtctcctccaccaccatatgtctacagttccccacctccaccaccatattACTCACCATCTCCAAAGGTTGAATATAAGTCTCCTCCTCCACCTTATGTCTAcagctctccaccacctccaccatactactcaccATCTCCTAAGGTTGagtacaagtctccaccaccaccatatgtttacagttccccaccaccaccaccatactactcaccATCCCCGAAAGTTGagtacaagtctcctccaccaccgtaTGTCTACAgttccccaccaccaccaccgtacTACTCACCATCTCCTATAGTTGattacaagtctcctccaccaccctACGTCTACaattctccaccaccaccatattactCGCCATCTCCTAAGGTTGAATACAAGTCTCCTCCTTCACCTTATGTCTACAGTTCCCCACCACCACCGCCATACTACTCTCCATCTCCTAAGGTAGagtacaagtctcctccaccaccatatgtatacagttctccaccaccaccatattactCACCATCTCCTAAAGTCGTATACaaatctcctccaccaccatatgtaTATAgttctcctccaccaccatactaTTCACCTTCACCTAAAGTACACTACAAATCTCCTCCACCGCCGTATGTTTACagttctccaccaccaccatactactcaccTTCCCCTAAAGTACACTACAAATCTCCACCCCCACCATATGGCTatagctctccaccaccaccatactactcaccAGCCCCTAAAGTTCACTACAAGTCGCCACCACACCCACATGTATGTGTGTGTCCACCACCTCCTCCATGCTATGCTCCTTcaccaaaaataatatacaaatctCCGCCACCTCCATATGTTTACaattctccaccaccaccatactactctccaTCTCCTAAAGTATACTACaaatctcctccaccaccatatgtttacagttctcctccaccaccatactaTTCACCTTCTCCTAAGGTGTattacaagtctcctccaccaccatatgtctacaactctccaccaccaccatatgtctacaactctccaccaccaccatattactCACCATCTCCTAAGGTAGACTACAAgtcgccaccaccaccatatgtttATACctctccaccaccgccacctTATTATTCTCCTTCTCCAAAAGTTGAGtacaaatctccaccaccaccaccttcaTATTACTGA